From Bacteroidales bacterium, the proteins below share one genomic window:
- a CDS encoding GNAT family N-acetyltransferase, protein MDILNGEKIKLRAIEPEDIDLIYKWENNTSVWRISNTLVPFSKYVLTKYIENPHLDIYQSKQLRLMIILKSDNDNLSENPIGTIELFDFDSYNLRAGIGILIYEPAFRQKGYASEALQLFIKYSFNILGLHQLYCNIATNNNISLNLFKKHGFKIIGEKKDWLKTPDGWLSELLLQLIND, encoded by the coding sequence ATGGATATTTTAAATGGGGAAAAGATAAAGCTCAGAGCAATTGAGCCGGAGGATATTGATTTAATTTATAAATGGGAAAACAATACTTCAGTTTGGCGAATCAGTAATACATTAGTTCCGTTTTCAAAATATGTTTTAACAAAATATATTGAAAATCCACATCTTGATATATATCAAAGTAAGCAATTAAGATTAATGATAATTCTTAAAAGCGATAATGATAATTTATCTGAAAATCCAATTGGAACTATTGAATTATTTGATTTTGATTCATACAATTTAAGAGCGGGAATAGGAATATTAATTTATGAACCTGCATTTAGACAAAAAGGATATGCTTCTGAAGCTCTACAATTATTTATAAAATATTCATTTAATATACTTGGCTTACATCAATTATACTGCAATATTGCCACAAACAATAATATAAGTTTAAACTTGTTTAAAAAACATGGTTTCAAAATAATTGGTGAAAAAAAAGACTGGCTTAAAACACCTG